The Coleofasciculaceae cyanobacterium genome includes a window with the following:
- the upp gene encoding uracil phosphoribosyltransferase, whose translation MTLQLRVYVPEHPLIKHWLSVARDVNTPSVLFKSAMTELGRWLAYEATRNWLPTVDTMIQTPLTQCPGTFVNPEMPIGIVPILRAGLVLLEEVQKVLPIAAVYHIGLARDESSREPSCYLNKLPQSFAPQTRIMILEPMLATGGSIMMAMKEITSRGVKPDLIRIVSVVAAPPALRQLSENYPGLEIYTAIIDEGLNSKGYIVPGLGDAGDRAFGT comes from the coding sequence ATGACTCTACAACTGCGCGTTTATGTTCCAGAACATCCTCTGATTAAACATTGGCTGTCGGTTGCTCGTGACGTTAATACTCCATCGGTACTATTTAAAAGTGCTATGACTGAATTAGGGCGATGGTTGGCTTATGAAGCGACGAGAAATTGGCTACCCACGGTAGATACAATGATACAAACTCCTTTGACTCAATGTCCTGGAACTTTTGTCAATCCCGAAATGCCAATCGGCATAGTGCCGATTCTGCGCGCTGGTTTGGTTCTTTTGGAGGAAGTACAGAAAGTTTTGCCGATCGCAGCAGTTTACCATATAGGTTTGGCTCGTGACGAGTCATCTCGTGAACCTAGCTGTTATTTAAACAAGCTACCCCAAAGTTTTGCTCCTCAAACTAGGATTATGATTTTAGAACCTATGTTGGCAACAGGAGGATCGATTATGATGGCAATGAAGGAAATTACCAGTCGAGGCGTTAAGCCAGATTTAATTCGTATTGTCTCTGTTGTTGCTGCGCCTCCTGCTTTAAGGCAGCTAAGCGAAAATTATCCTGGATTAGAGATTTACACCGCTATTATTGATGAAGGACTCAACAGCAAAGGATATATCGTCCCAGGTTTGGGAGATGCAGGCGATCGCGCTTTTGGTACTTAA